The Bradyrhizobium sp. CCGB01 genome segment CCCTCGTGATGTCCACCCTCATCTATCTCGCGTTTGACCGGCTGCTCACGCTCAGCCTTCCGACCGGACCGCTGGAGCGCCTGCTGTGATGGACACTTTTGCGGCTTTGGCCCACGGCATGGCCGTCGCCGTCCAGCCGATGAACCTGCTCTATGCGCTGATCGGCGTGTTCCTTGGCACAGCCGTGGGCGTGCTGCCCGGCATCGGTCCGGCGCTGACGGTCGCGCTGCTGCTGCCGGTGACCTACAAGCTCGACCCCGGCGGTTCGCTGATCATGTTTGCCGGCATCTATTACGGCGGCATGTATGGCGGCTCCACCACCGCGATCCTGATCAACACGCCCGGCGAGAGCGCCTCGATGGCGACCGCGCTCGAGGGCAACAAGATGGCCAAGGCCGGCCGCGGCGGGCCGGCGCTTGCGACCTCCGCGATCGGCTCCTTCGTCGCCGGCACCATCGCGACCATCGGGCTGGCCTTTCTCGCGCCATGGCTGGTCGATTTCGCCGTACGCTTTGGCCCCGAGGATTATTTTGCGTTGATGTGCGTCGCCTTCGTCACGGTGTCGGCCACCTTCGGCGATTCCCCGATCCGCGGCCTCACCAGCCTGTTCATCGGCCTGACGCTCGGTCTCGTCGGCATCGACAAGCTGACCGGTCAGGCGCGGCTTGCGTTCGGCGTGCCCGAGCTGCTCGACGGCGTCGAGGTCACGACGCTGGCGGTCGGCCTGTTCGCGGTGGGCGAGGCGCTCTACGTCGCGTCGCGCCGTCATCACACCGAGGAAAAGCTGGAGCCGGTGCGCGGTTCGCTGTGGATGACCAAGGAAGACTGGAAGCGGTCGTGGAAGCCGTGGCTGCGCGGCACCATGTTCGGCTTCCCGATCGGCGCGCTTCCGGCGGGCGGCGCGGAGATCCCGACCTTCCTGTCCTATTCGACCGAGAAGCGGCTCACGAAACATCCGGAAGAATTCGGCAAGGGCGCGATCGAGGGCGTCGCGGGACCGGAAGCCGCCAACAACGCCTCCGCCGCCGGCACGCTGGTGCCGCTGCTGACGCTGGGGCTACCGACCTCGGCAACCGCCGCGATGATGCTGGCGGGTTTTCAGCAATACGGCCTCAACCCGGGGCCGCTGCTGTTCGCCGAGCGGCCTGATCTGGTCTGGGGCCTCATCGCCAGTCTCTTCATCGCCAATTGCATGCTGCTCGTGCTCAATCTGCCGCTGGTCGGCCTGTGGGTGCGGCTGCTCGCGATCCCGCAGCCGTGGCTCTATGCCGGCATCCTCGTCTTTGCGACCATGGGCACCATCGCTGCGAAGCCGTCGGTGGTCGAATTGTCGATGCTGGCCGGTTTCGGCGTGCTCGGCTTCCTGATGCGCCGGTTCGATTTTCCGATCGCGCCCGTCGTCGTCGGCCTGATCCTCGGTCCGATCGCGGAGAGCCAGCTGCGCCGCGCGCTCGCGATCAGCCTTGGCGACCCCATGGCGCTGGTCCAGAGCCCGATCTCGGCGACGCTGCTGGCGCTGGCGCTGATCGCGCTGCTGGCACCCTTCGTGCTGAAGGGGATGGGGCGGTTCAAGGCGAACGAGGATTAGCGGAACTCGCAATGCGGCGTCCTTGCTTAATGCATAAGCAGCGACGCCGCTTTATTTGAGTTGCCCCGCCAGTCAGCGGGCGCAATCATCGCTGGGCTGTCCAATCCTTGCGAGAGCCCCATGACCAAGCTCACCCGCTTCATCGTCGCGCCACTGCACAGCATGACGCGGCGCCTGGCCGATGTCGCTTCAGTGCGCGTCGCGCCGGACCTCGTCATCACGGGGGCCCGGGTGCTCTCGACCTATTCGGAGCGAATCCACCCCGGTCGGGAGGTCTGGATCACGGGCGGGCGGATCGCCGCGGTGAAGCCGGCCGGGGCGGCGAAGAAGGTCTGGAGCAGTGTTGCGACTTACGACGCGGTCGGGGGCATCATCGCGCCGGGGCTGGTCGATCCGCACATCCACATCGAATCCTCGATGGTGACGGCCTGTGCCTATGCGGAGGCGGCGCTGCTCAACGGCACCACCACGATCTTCTGTGACAGCCACGAGATCGGCAACGTCATGGACGTCGCCGGCGTCGAGGCGATGCTGGAGGACGCCCGGGAGGCGCCGCTCTCGATCTTCCTGACGGTGCCGAGCACGGTGCCGGCAACGTCAGCGGAACTGGAGACCGCGGGGGGCGATCTCACGCCGGACAAGATCGCCGGCCTGTTCGACCGCTGGCCCGAAGCGGTCGCGCTCGGCGAGAAGATGGATTTTGTGCCTGTCACGATGGGCGATGAGCGCAGCCATGCCATTCTCGCTGCGGCCCTGAAGCGCGGGCGTCCGGTGTCCGGACACGTCTATGGCCGCGAGTTTGTCGCGGCCTATGCGGCCAGCGGCGTCACCGACACGCATGAGGCGATCGACCGCGACATCGCCGACGATCTGCTCGACGCCGGCGTCTGGGTGTTCCTGCGCGGCGGCCCGCCGACCACGCCCTGGCATTCGCTGCCGCAGGCGATCCGGACGATCACCGAGCTGGGGGCCTCGCACAAGCGTACGGCCGTCTGCACCGATGATCGCGATGCCGACGATCTGCTTCTGTTCGGCCTCGACTGGGTGGTGCGCGAAGCCGTGAAGGCGGGGATGTCGCCCGAGCAGGCCTGGTCGATGGGTTCGCTGCATGGCGCAACGCGCTTCGGCATGGACGGCGACATCGGCGGGCTCGGCGGCGGCCGCCGCGCCGATCTCGTGTTGATGGACGATCAGCTCAAGCCGCAATGCACCTGGTATGGCGGCGAGCTCGTGGTCGAGCACAGCAAGATTACGCCGCGTCTCGATCAGGCGCTGTCGCAGCGCTATCAATATCCGAAGGCGGCCTATGCGACCGTCAAGCTTCCGGAGAAGGTCAAGCTCACGCCGGAACTGCCGGTGAAGGCCTGCACCGTCAATGCGATCAAGACCGCGCTGCCCGGCATCACGCTGATCCACGACAAGGTCGCGATCGAACCCGCCAAGGATTGGCCGTCTTTGTTCGCACGCTACGGCCTCTGCTTCGTCACGGTGGTCGAGCGTCACGGCAAGTCTGCCGGCAATGTCGCATACGGCCTGCTGAAGGACTTCGGCCTGAAGCGCGGCGCGGTCGCCTCCAGCGTCGGGCACGACAGCCACAACATCATCGTCGCGGGCACAAACGAGGGCGACATGCAGGTGGCGATCGCTGCGATCAGGGAGAAACAGGGCGGCGTCTGCGTCGTCGCCGAGGGCAAGGTGAGGGCGCTGGTCCCGTTACCGATCGCGGGACTCTTGTCCGACAAGCGCGTCACGGAGGTGGCCGAAGAGGTCAAGGCGCTGAAGAAGGAATGGGCGGAGGCCGGCTGCACCATCCCCTACATGGGCTTCAATCTGATTCCGCTATCGGTCATTCCGGAAATTCGCATCACCGACAAGGGCCTCGTGCTGGTGCCGCAGATGGAACTGGCGCCGCTGTTCGAGTGACCGCTTTCACGTGCTTCTCGATCTAACCAATTGAGCCAACCGCGTTTTTTCCGCGGCTGCCGCATCGTGGAAAATAAAATCGATCTCGTTGAGATCGCATCTGGCGCGCCCGATGATCTCGCTCGCTGACGCAACCCGAGCGAGGTCCGATATGGCGAAGATGCGAGCTATCGATGCTGCCGTGCGAATTCTGGAGAAGGAGGGCATCTCGATTGCCTTCGGCGTTCCCGGGGCCGCGATCAATCCGCTGTACTCGGCGCTGAAGCAGCGCGGGTCGATCCGCCACATTCTGGCACGGCATGTCGAGGGCGCCTCGCACATGGCGGAGGGCTATACGCGGGCGAAGGCCGGCAATATCGGCGTCTGCATCGGTACCTCGGGGCCGGCCGGCACCGACATGATCACCGGGCTCTATTCGGCGATCGCCGATTCCATTCCGATCCTCTGCATTACCGGGCAGGCGCCGCGCGCGCGGCTCTACAAGGAGGATTTCCAGGCGGTCGACATCGAGTCGATTGCAAAGCCCGTGACGAAGTGGGCGGTGACCGTGCGGGAGCCGGCGCTGGTGCCGCGTGTGTTCAGCCAGGCCTTTCACGTGATGCGTTCGGGCCGGCCCGGGCCGGTGCTGATCGACATGCCGCTCGACGTGCAGCTCGCCGAGATCGAGTTCGACGATGAGACCTACGAGCCGCTGCCGGTCTACAAGCCGGCCGCGACGCGCAAGCAGGTCGAGAAGGCGCTGGAGATGCTCAATGCCGCCGAGCGGCCGCTGATCGTCGCGGGCGGCGGCATCATCAACGCCGATGCATCCGATCTCCTGGTCGAGTTCGCCGAGATCGCCAACGTGCCTGTTGTGCCGACGCTGATGGGGTGGGGCGCAATCCCCGACGATCACGTG includes the following:
- a CDS encoding tripartite tricarboxylate transporter permease — its product is MDTFAALAHGMAVAVQPMNLLYALIGVFLGTAVGVLPGIGPALTVALLLPVTYKLDPGGSLIMFAGIYYGGMYGGSTTAILINTPGESASMATALEGNKMAKAGRGGPALATSAIGSFVAGTIATIGLAFLAPWLVDFAVRFGPEDYFALMCVAFVTVSATFGDSPIRGLTSLFIGLTLGLVGIDKLTGQARLAFGVPELLDGVEVTTLAVGLFAVGEALYVASRRHHTEEKLEPVRGSLWMTKEDWKRSWKPWLRGTMFGFPIGALPAGGAEIPTFLSYSTEKRLTKHPEEFGKGAIEGVAGPEAANNASAAGTLVPLLTLGLPTSATAAMMLAGFQQYGLNPGPLLFAERPDLVWGLIASLFIANCMLLVLNLPLVGLWVRLLAIPQPWLYAGILVFATMGTIAAKPSVVELSMLAGFGVLGFLMRRFDFPIAPVVVGLILGPIAESQLRRALAISLGDPMALVQSPISATLLALALIALLAPFVLKGMGRFKANED
- a CDS encoding adenine deaminase C-terminal domain-containing protein yields the protein MTKLTRFIVAPLHSMTRRLADVASVRVAPDLVITGARVLSTYSERIHPGREVWITGGRIAAVKPAGAAKKVWSSVATYDAVGGIIAPGLVDPHIHIESSMVTACAYAEAALLNGTTTIFCDSHEIGNVMDVAGVEAMLEDAREAPLSIFLTVPSTVPATSAELETAGGDLTPDKIAGLFDRWPEAVALGEKMDFVPVTMGDERSHAILAAALKRGRPVSGHVYGREFVAAYAASGVTDTHEAIDRDIADDLLDAGVWVFLRGGPPTTPWHSLPQAIRTITELGASHKRTAVCTDDRDADDLLLFGLDWVVREAVKAGMSPEQAWSMGSLHGATRFGMDGDIGGLGGGRRADLVLMDDQLKPQCTWYGGELVVEHSKITPRLDQALSQRYQYPKAAYATVKLPEKVKLTPELPVKACTVNAIKTALPGITLIHDKVAIEPAKDWPSLFARYGLCFVTVVERHGKSAGNVAYGLLKDFGLKRGAVASSVGHDSHNIIVAGTNEGDMQVAIAAIREKQGGVCVVAEGKVRALVPLPIAGLLSDKRVTEVAEEVKALKKEWAEAGCTIPYMGFNLIPLSVIPEIRITDKGLVLVPQMELAPLFE